AAAGGGATATAGAACTTCATTTCCCTGCCACTGTGGAGTATGCCTTGCACATATTCAACCTACAGAGCAAGGACTCAATGGCCTACAGGCTGGTGAGCATCCTGAATTCCTGGAAGGAACAGGTAGGTGACCACATCTTCCTGCCCGATGACCTGAACTTGCTATAAAGTCAGGGTTGTGGGAGGAGGGGTCTTATCGTGGTATCTTGTTCACCGTCTGAAGTTCATAAAATACGGAAAGTACAACCTGTCCAGTTAgattcagttttataaaataaaaatgtggaaatttaAATACCTCAGACAAAATCTACTCTCATGTAAGGTATATTTTTAATCTCCATCATTTTATAACATTATGATGAATGACTCAAAATACAAACTATGAGGTGATAAAGATCCTGAGTAAGGAAAAGACCCACAGAAGACATAAGCTGAGGAAATATTCTAAGGAACAAGTACAAGGAGATAATTAGAAAACAGAGAGCAGACaccgagagagagggagggagaagggcctGAATATCAGGGCAATAAGGATTCTCCTTCATCCAGAGCAGCCCCTGTGACTTTGGGACCTCTTCTCTGGGCTCCCCCTGTGGTCTCTACCTATGGTGGCAGATGCTATTCTACACTCTTCCCAGACCTTGGCTCTCAATCCTAGAGCATTGATTGTCCTTGTAAAGGAGTGTCTGCAGAATGAGCCAGGAAGGCTGTTTTCACACAGCCTGCATCAGGATCATGTACAGTCTTGGGTGGGTAGGGGGGTAGGGTGTAGGTATGATTGTgtcagtgagtgtgtgtgtatatgtgaaaGTGTGAGTTGAGGGGTGTGTGTCActttgtgtgtctctgtgtgtacatgtggatgtgagtgagtgtgtgttaGTGTGTAGTGAGGCTGTGTTAGTATGTGTGCaagtgtgttggtgtgtgtgtgaaagtgtgtgaatgtgtgtctgagtgtgtctgtgagtgtgtgtgcatgtgtgcatgtgttgggGCCTGACgcattcctttctctccctctggaccTCTGCCCTGAGACCCTGAAGGAAGGATAATGGGAGCTCCACCCTGCACAGCCTTCAGCCTCTGTGAACACTGCTGGGCCAGGTCCTGGCTGGTTCTACTGCCTGAGCTTTCTACGAGCTCTGCTCTGGGCTCCTAGATCTGCACTCACAGATCTGCTCTGGGCTCCCTAGAGCTGCATTCACACTAAGTTAGGGTGTGGGGAGTATGGAGTGGAATGAGGAAGATAGAGTGGAGAAGAGTATAGAAAATTCCAGCTGTACTTTGTAATAGGACAAGAGGTATCTGGAAAccatagttgtgtgtgtgtgtgtgtgtgtgtgtgtgtgtatgctcagCAGAACATGTGAGTGTTCCAGCAACACTGTAGGACATTTTCCTGTTCTTGGGCAGGTGAAAGGTGTGCCAATGGTGTCATAAATGACTCTCCTACTCTGGGGCTCACATTATTCAGCAAACTGTTGCAGAGCCAACACCCTCCCAGGCACTTGGCACCTGTCTCCTGAGAGTGCTGTTGTAGCTTCAGAAGCATGCTGGAAGTCAGTCTGGGTCTCCCTGGGGTATTTGGGGACATCATGCTGTGGGGTGAGATGTATAAATGGTGTGTGACTCAGCCGGCATCTATCCCTGGCCTCAACAACATCCTCAGTCCTCTTTGCTCTGAATTCCCCAAGCTTGGCTTTACCCGCAACAAGCTGACCCAGGCCCGGAGACAGCTCCCTAGTGGAGGAGTGATTGGGGCTCTCCCTACACTTCGTGGATCTACATTAGTAGCTCCTCACAGGAACCGAGAAGCACATTGCCATTGTAATGTCTCCATGTACCACAGATAGAAGACATCCTGACATTCTCCATGGAGATAAAGCTTCGCAGAACTGAATGTGAGAAATTTGATGACGACATTGACAACTGTCCCTTTCAAGAAAGCCCAGAGCTGAACAATGTAAGACACACAGCAGATccctcaggtcacacagctgaggaTGCAGCTTGGGACagatggggagatggggcagATGACAGTGGCATTCCTAGTAACACAGATGAGTGAGGGAACTGCAGGCCCTGCCATGTCCACTGCTGGCACTGCAGCAGGAGCACAGCTGGGCCAGCCAGCCCCAAGATCCACTTGTATGCTCCTGGCCAATCTGGGAACCAACTCTGCCCACTCACTGCATTCCAGCTGCCTGTGCCCTGGGCCTCACTGATATCAGATTGCTCCTGGTCATGAGGATCCAAGTCTTCTGGATGGAAGAGACAGGATGTCTCTTCTCTGAACtttacccacctcccttcctgaCCTCCAGGAATAGGGGCATGTTAGGGTAGCCTACAGCATCTTTGCCTCACTGACTATTTTGAAGTCCCCATTGGCCCTGTCAACAGTGTGAAGGAATGGGGCTTAAGGAAGGACCCCACTGCCCTTTCTCCTATGCCCTGACCTGGGTCCCAGTGAACTACCAGCAACTAGTACAAGGAAAACGGTCAATGTGAACCCCAGCTCTGGGGCAATCCCACCTTGACCAGAAGCTCCTCTGAAATAGCACCCACTGGTAAAGAGTACCCCAATGCTGCACTAGGAGCATGGGTCACACTGGGTCAGTTTGAGTGTGCCCCTGGAGACCACAGACCAAGGTAAGGAGTATGACACATGTGCCCCTAAGGTCAGGACAGGTCCTAGGTCCAAAACTGGAAGGCCTTGGATGGCGGTACATCAGAGGACCACAGCCTGCATCCATAGCTGTTCACCTTGGGATGGGTGGTTGGGATGTGTCTTGTGTTTAAAGCTTGAGCCACTGCTTTCCAGTGTTCTTCACCCACCCTCCATTCTTGTGCTTGCTCCCTCAGACCATCACTTGCTTCTTCACCATCAGCACTGAGCCCTGGAGAACCAAGTTTGTACTCCAGAACAAGACCTGCTCGGAAGACTTCCTTTGATTGAAGCCATGCCCACCTGGCCTCTAGCTGTTCCTCTTCTGGACCCGAGCATTTCTCTGTAGGAGGCAAAACAGGTTGTTCTCTTGCAAGTGTCTGGGTCTCACTTCCAGGCATTGTGGAAATTCCTCATTGTCCAATTTTTTCATGTAGAATAGATCATTAAACATCTGCATTTCAAGAAGCTTTGTGTGGCATGGTTCCAGAGAGCTGCACAGGTGAAGGACTGATCCCAGCAAGGCTGTAGGGTGGGCCCAGGGAAGTGGGTTCTCTTTCCTCTTGGACCTCTGGAGCCAGATTCAGGTGGCACAGTCTAAAAGTACAAGGTACTTCTGAGCTGCTGTCTTAGGGTTCATGAGGGATCACATTTGTCCCCAAAGTTCCAATGACCATGACTTGGCAGAGAACCCAAATTGCAGGGTGGACCAAGACAGACCCTCAGACATTCATGACATATGAGTACCCTGTCTTCAGCAGTTTGCTAACACCCATATCCTGGTCCACACAGCTGTAAGGATATGGGAGGGTCAGTATCCTCACCCACTGAGTGATCCAGCCACCaccagtagcagcagcagccagTCTTGAAGCCTCAAAAATGTTCCATTAGGGCCTCCCCAACTTTTCACAAGAAGGCTGCATTTTCTTGAATTCCTAGGAGACCCATGGACACTTACCACTTGGGAGGTACTGTTCTCCCAGATGCCATGAGACTCGGCCTGAATCTCCTAAAAGAGGATTGGCAAGCTTTTTCTGTAAGTAGAGTATAACTGTTTTGGCCTCTGTGGGCCATATGGCCTTGTTCTCAGCTCCCCAACTTTGCTTTGGGAGTTCCACAATGTAAACACAAACATGAGTGCTGTGTTCCAGCAAGACTATTTACACAAGTAAGCAACTTCTCCATTTGGTCTTGGAGCTGTGGCTTCCCTCCCCAACTAGCTGTCCCTCTAATGCTCATGCAGCTCGACCACCCAATACTTGACACTTTCCTCCACTGAAAGATCCTATGCTCCCCTAAGTTCTGCTCAGGGCTTTCTCTGTACAAGTGGCACTCCATCTTCAGAGTAGGCACACCTCAGTGGGGGGAGGTAGGCCCAAGGACAGCACTCCACCCCCACATACAGCTGCAGTAGGAAAAGGCCTAGAGTTCCAGCACCACAGAGGCAAGTCAGAGGCATGTTCCACGGGGTTCTCATATAATCCAGCAAGACCATGACCCATAACAATAGCCATGTTgactgtctccctcccttcccctctgtgtgCCTCTTGTGATCATCTCCCAAACAAACCACCTGTACCTTCCAGTCCACATTGTAGGGTCATCCTGGGGACTCGTGGTAGACATGTAGTATTAGATATCTTCAGGGCTCATTCTTTCTGGAGACCTGGAATGTATGCTCCCCCAGGCAGAGCCACAAGGAAAGCCTGACAGTGGGCGCCCTCACTGCCAGATGAACATCACTTGGAGTCGACTCAGCTGtgttcttctccccttctccctgtgttcttctcctctcccttctacCCTTCTGTCTGGTCTCAGACTTCAGAACACTTTTCTTGAAGACCCTCCAACCAACCAACCTCCTGTCTACTCCCACACTGAACTGTTCTGAGTCATGTCTCAATCTGCAGAAGGAAGATTAAggggtctcttttttttttttaagattttatttatttatttgacagagagagatcacaagtagacggagaggcaggcagagagagagagggaagcaggcttcctgctgagcagagagcccgatgtgggactcgatcccaggaccctgagatcatgacctgagccgaaggcagaggcttaacccactgagccacccaggcgccccgaggggtCTCTTTACCCACTTTGATCCCATTGTATTTCCCACAGTCACAGCACTAATTCTACTCAAATCCCATCAGGAAGCTCAAGGAGACAGTTTCTTGTGTGCTCAGAGCCCGCAAAGCAGGCATCAAGTCATAGCTCCTGGCAAGGACTCACTAAATCCTGCCTCACACCACACCTGTGGGGCTTTCTTAATAGTACTGGCCCACACCCAGAGACTCTGGCCCCAAGGCCTGACAGGGAGTCCATGCTCCAGATGATCCAACTTTGTAACAGATGTAGGATGGCGATAATGTGCTGTGGGGAAATATTTCCTCTCTTACCCTATTCACCTCTACCTGGCTCGAGGGGTCATGTGCCCTTCTCCTTTCAGAGTAGGTTTGTTGAATAAGCATAAGCTGTCTTCCTGGGGTCAGGGAAGGGAAGAACTCTTGAGTATCCAGGAAAGGGGACCCAGGCCACAGCTGTGGAGTGAACTTGAGAAGGCACTGGGAATGGGCTGCCTGGAGCCATCCTGCCTCAGTGAGCAGAGCTGGCAGGTAAAGCCAGATGTCTGCAACCTTCAAGGTCCTGGTCGAAGGATGAGTGTGGCCATGGCAGAAGCCTTATTCAGGCTCACAATATTCCTCGTGCATGAGCACACCCTCTCTCCCTAGGAATCaggccagggagagagaacacaggtggaATTCATCCATGGAAGATGAGGACAGGATCAGGTTTAGAGGGGCCCAGGCCCCCATGCTATGGCTGACCCTCTCTGCCCTAGGCAGTGGGTGACAAAGGCCATTTCCTGGTGTGAGGCCACTGAGAACCCTGGGGACCATATAGCATTGGCCAGCTAGGAGGGATTCCCCTTGGTCTCCACGGAGCCCCAGGACCCCTCCTGGGGGCCCTGGCCTGGAATTGAAAGAGCCATCCCAGCTGTGCCAAAAGCCAGTCTTGCAGCCTTGGCCCTGCCCTTAGCCATCTACACTCCAGTTGCTCACATGCCACACAAGGATAACGACCTCCACACTTTCTCCAAAGTCCGCCATTTGGGATACTACTCAGGGTTATGGCATAGAAGTGCTGTGTTTCCTGGAATATTCTCCCTAGTTAAGAGTCACTCTGACTACTTGcttctttccttatctctgcTCAGGTCCATGTGGGCCTTGCACATTGGTCCATAGTGTCTGACTCTCGGTCCCAGGCTTGGGGACAAGAGTTAAAGTGGGCCATAGAGCTGCCACTGAGATGACAGTAAAGTGCAGATTCCAGGAGTTGTTTTCATCACTGTGATTATCAGTGACCCTGAATGTGGACCTGGGGAGGACAGAGTGATGGAGAGGATGGGTATACAGGCCTTGTCCAAAGGTGAACTACAACCCTAGCTGCAGGCCCAGCTCCTGGTACTGAAGGATTCTGTCCATCTCCCATCCAGCCCATCCACCTCGGGCACCTCTAATGCTCACTCCTCACCAACACCTGGTGCCCACTGATGCCACATGGGTGTGGTTCCCAGTGCTCAACCTGAACCCATTATCCTCACAGATCCATATAGGCATGGAGGGTCCAAGTCACTTTTCTCTCCATGTGAGACAAGGAGATAAACTCTTCCCCCACCTCAAGTGTAGACATCTATAGCCCCCTGCAAAGTCCTGTATTTTGAGCCAACTCCTTCCCACACATCATTAGTCAGAGGACAACTACAAGAACATTCTTATGTCAGCAGTGTTGTGGTACGTGGTTGTTTCAAGCTCCACAGCATATAGAGCTGTACAGTTGCAGTGAGGTGATGCTAAGAGGAATGCTCCATCAAGGAGCTCCAGTACTCATGAACCTGCATCCCAGTAACACCACAGGGTTGGACCTTCACCACCACATCTGGTACTGTTACAGGCAAAGAGGCATCAGCACATGAAGTTGGAAGATTCTATCGCCTGTCTCAGAGCTGATACCAAGAAGGTTAAACATTATAAAAGAAGCAGCAGAGTTGAAAGACGAGGGAAACTGTCTACTTCCACAGTGTCTATAAACCCCTCTACGCAATACagaatgtggatttttttttttacaaaatgagcTGATAGTCATGAGATAAGATTGCAAATGTCACAGACATGACAGcattctggcaaaaaaaaaaaaatctgatgattGGGATTAATCACATATCcttataataacatttttattattagtagTGAAAAGTATATTAGtaaattatctttgaaataaattgacaacaaaaaaactggtaaaataaaTGGGCAACACATTAGTTTGTAAGTCCATTTTACATTTAGTTCATAGTATaaatcacaaaagaataaaacacaaataaaatattttgctatttaagTTAATTCATAATCTTCAATAGATatgttaatcatttttattttttattcttttaaatttaattttatttcttttttcagtgttctaaaattcattgtttatgcaccacacccagtactccatgcaatacatgccctctgtaataaccaccactaggctcacccagtCCCCCACCttgctcccctccaaaacccttagtttgtttctcagagtccacagtctctcatggtttgactccccctctgatttcactttttaaacaaCGGatgtaatacattttaaaacttgtcAATTAGAGCTACTGTAGAATAACAAGAGATAAATGCACTTATTAGAAGCCATAAATAATAGGgaaataagaatataatattaaatgtaGTAGAAAGGTAAGATTATtgacaaaacaacaaaattgtaaaataaaaaagtgggtTATGAATTAAGCCTAATGTTGGGTGAAAAGGGATTATTAGAAGCAGGCAGATATTTAGCAGGAACTATCAgtaaacaaagagagacagagaaaaaatataaaatattaataataaaaaacagcaGACCCATAGGTGTTCAGAACAAAGATTAATGTTCATATAAAAAGGCTATAAGAAGGCAA
The window above is part of the Lutra lutra chromosome 9, mLutLut1.2, whole genome shotgun sequence genome. Proteins encoded here:
- the LOC125109662 gene encoding cystatin-9-like; translated protein: MLHLLFRWALPWAMLLLLLGSQLLVTHSWISQEEKDSYEQRDIELHFPATVEYALHIFNLQSKDSMAYRLVSILNSWKEQIEDILTFSMEIKLRRTECEKFDDDIDNCPFQESPELNNTITCFFTISTEPWRTKFVLQNKTCSEDFL